AGGTAGGAGCAGGGTGCACGATCACAGAACGTATGCAACTCATTGTCGCTGTTTGCGTCAAGTGACGGACGGACGTGGCGCCTGGAAGGATCTCCGCGTTGTTCACCTTTGCGCCAGTCGAGGGCTTTCAGTCGTGGCCTGCCCTCTTGGTCCTGCTCCCCTGGAGTGTTGCCCGGAGCGCCGATTCGAAGACCTGGAACGTTCGAGCACGGCAGGGCTTGGACCATGTCGCTCAAGTGCTCGTGGCGACCGTGCCGAAGGGCGAGAGCCCGCCAGTTCCTCAGGTGAGCGATGCCGTGCTCGACGCGGATATGCCCTGAGGAGTGGGCCTTGCGCTGTGATGCGTGCGTTTCCTTCCACCAGGCGGGGGCGCTCTTCCTGGACTTGCGGTGCGGAGGTGTCACCACGTGTCCGCCGGTCGATGCGCCCAGGCCTTGGCAGCCGGCGTTTGCGAGGACTTCTCTGAACGGGGCGTCGACAAGAAGCCTGGTCGGCCGAGCTGGCAGGGCTGGGTGATGTCCGCGCAACTGCCTGGCAGCACCGCGCCGGCGAAGAGAATCCGCCCCCCGGCGTCCGTCAGGATCATGGACCTCACGGCGTTCCGCCTGGTCTTGCCGGAGATGAACTCGTCCCGGTCCTTGCGGCCGACGGCTGGGCGGCGCACGCGGATCTCGGTGCCGTCGATGATTGCGGTCTGTCCGTCGGCGCCCAGGTGATCACGTCGGCCGGGGTATGCAGCCGAATGCCGGCGGCGATGGTGCAGCCACGATGCGCCGGCAGCGGCCGCACGGACCGATCTTCAGCCATCACGTCTGGCCGTGACCCCGGGACGCGATACTCACAAACGATCAACTCGCGCGTCTCAACCCCCATCATGCGCAGCTCAACGAGCCGCCCTTCCGCCGGGCCGCGGCCCACTGTGCACGAGCTCGTTGGCTGAACCGACGAGACCCCCGAAGGATTGAGGTCAGGCAGCGCTCTCGGTGGCCGCGATGCGAGCAAGCCATGCCACATGAGCGGCCTGGACACGCGTAGGGGCACCCAATTTCGAGCGTATGGCCCGGACGTGATCCTTTACTGTTTCCGGGCTGATGAAGAGGGTGCCGGCGATTTCCCGGTTCGACATACCTCGGCTGAGGAGGTGCAGAACCTCGTGTTCCCTGCGGCTCAAGCGGCATATTCTTTCGCGTGCAGATTCTTCCTGAGGCGTCATTACGCCATTTCTGAGGTACTCGCTGATCATCGATTCGGAGATCTCTGGCGAGACGACACGGCAGCCGTTCGATATTGCTGGAATCGCCCAGGGAATGTGCCGTGCGGCGGTATCCCGGAGTAAGATCCCGGCTGCACCCATGGCTAGGATCTGGCGAACATCGCTGTCGGGAACTCGCTCTGCTAGTACAAGGATGGGAACCCTGATGCCGGAATTCGCGGCATTGTGCAGGAATTCAACCGACTCGCTGCCTTGGGTGTGAATCCTGATAATGATGTCTGGTTTCGCTTCTGCGGCGGTGACCGTAAGAAACCTCTGAGAGGTCAGTACGGCGTGGAGAGTGTCGTTCAGTAAGTTCTCTTCACCGCTGATCACAATTCTCATTTCGAACCCCCGGAAATGCTCCACTGGGCGCGGAGTCATGCCACTAGGTCACCTGGTCAGGGTTGCCTATTTCCGATTATCCTTTCCTTGGCTTTGGTGTGACGTCAAGCGATTTCATTCTTCCCGTCGGAAGATTTGAGGTTTCCCTGAGGCCTGGTGATGTGCTCGGAGTCTTGGGGGTGCCGCTTTTGCGGTGAATAGCCGATTTGGGGGCAATGTGAGGAGAACCCCCCCGGAAAGGGGATGTTGGGGGACGCGTGAGTCGCATTGAATGGTGACCGGTTCGGCAAGGGGTCGAATCGAATGTACCGCGTTGCAGGACGTGGCGTTGTTGATCGCGATGAATGTCGGTCACCGCCGCAGGCGGCACGGCACTGCAATTGAACAAACCGTGACTCATGGAATCGGGTGAAGAAAGTTGCTAGTTGGTATCCGAGCTCGACGGGCTGTGACGACTGCGGCACTTGGAGTCCTCTTTGCCGGCGCGTTCGCGCTCCAGGCCGGGACATCCGCGTCAGCTTCAGAATCCGCGGCCGCAGGACGTCCCAGTGGTTGCCACTACGAGGTTGGCGGCTACTGGGGCTCGATCGCTCAATGCTCCGATGACAATGGCGGCTCGTACGCGGCCACTGTTGGGTGCAAGTTTCCGAACGGAAAGATCGTCGACTACGACGGCCCTTGGAGGAAGGCAGGGAAGTCCATAGCGTACTGCCAGGGAGACTCCAAGGCCGTGTACGCGGGAATCTGGACCAAGGTCTCCTGAAGTAGGCCGGACCGATCGAGAAAGGGTCAGTGAAAATGAACAAGCTGTGGAAGGCGCAAGCCGCCGCCATGGGAGTGGTGGCGTGCTTCTCTCTCGGGCTCCAAGGTACTGCCAATGCGGCGCCGGTAAGTGACGCATCCGTCATGGCTGCCCCGAGTGGATGTTACGACGGTAAGTACGACAACGGGTGGTATGTCGTTTGCACTAAAAGTAATGGCGGAAAGTATAGGGCGTGGGTGCGCTGCCTTGCTTTTGGCGGTGGCCCAGACGTTGAGCGTGATGCAGTGGTCTGGAAGTCCAGCGGGCAGTCCATCGTCTCCTGCCCACCGTTCACCCAGGTCAAGACCGGTGGTAAGTGGACAACGGGTTAACCTACTTCCGGGGACGGCCCGCCGATTTCTTCGGCGGGCCGTTTCGGCTGTCTGCCCTGATCGCAGGCAGGCTGAGGTCTGGCTGTGATGCCGAGCGGGCGCCGATGAGTTGGTCGAAGACGCCGCCGTTCACCACGCTGCGAAATACCTGTGACAGTTTCCCGGCACGCGATGCTTTCGGACCGGATAGCGCCACGGGATCCCGGCACGGGCGCCATGCAGGATGGCGTCCATGATCCGGCGCAGAATCTGCTGGGGCTGGGGCTGGGGCTGGGGAGGGTCCGGCGTCCAGACCCTCGTCTCCGCGCTTGGTGCGACGGCCGGCGATCCGTCCGATGCCTACTGAGCCTGAACGGCCACACGGAAAGATCAGGGCTCTGGCAGGGCGGAGATGAAAAATGATGGGGTGACGCCATTGTTCGCGTCACCCCTCGTGCCGAACCCGAAGATCGGTCGAACCTATTCCTTGATGCCGCCGCCCGGCTCGGGTGGGGCGTGGCCCACGGTCTCAAGGTCCTCGATCGCCTCCACTCCGACCACCGCGCCCGTGCTCTTCTTGCTGCGGCGCAGCCTGCGTTCCAGCCAACTCGCGAAGCTCGTGAGGGTGAAGTTGATCGCAACGAAGATGACGGCCACAACGGTAAAGCTGGCGATGGTGTTGGCGCCGTAGTACGAGCTCATTGGGCTCACTGCGGCGATCAGGTCGGGGAACGTGAGTACCGCGCCGCCGAGGGCGGTGTCCTTCACGATCACGACGAGCTGACTGACGATAGCCGGCAGCATTGCCGTGACTGCTTGAGGGAGCAGGATCGACGTCATGGTCTGGGTCTTGCGAAGGCCGATCGCCTGCGCCGCCTCGGTCTGGCCCTTGGGGAGGGAGAGGATGCCCGCGCGGACGATCTCCGCCAGTACTGAGGCGTTGTAGAGCACCAGGCCGGTGACAACCGCATACAGTGGGCGGTCGTCGGAACTGACGTCCGTGTACTCGGAGTACAGGGCCACACCGAAGATCATCAGGATCAATACTGGGATGGCGCGGAAGAACTCGACGATCGCGCCGGCCGGAATTCGGATCCATGTATGGTCCGAGAGGCGTGCGATCCCGAACACGGCGCCCAAAGGTAGCGCGAGGAGCATGGACAGGGCTGCCGCGATCAGGGTGTTCTTCAGGCCGGGCAGAATATATGTGGTCCACGCCTCGGAGCCGGAGAAAAATGGCTCCCACTTCACCCACTCGAGCTGGCCCTTTTCGTCCAGGCTCTTGTACACCCACCACAGCACTGCGACGAGTACGGCCAGGAACAGGACCGTGAAGAGTGCATTGCGCCGCTTGGCCCGGGGTCCCGGGGCGTCATACAGGAGGGAGCTCATCGCTTCACCGCTACCTTCTTGCCCACCCAGCCGAGAATCAAGCCGGTCGGCAGCGTCAGACACAAGAAGCCGAACGCGAATACCGCGGAGATCAGCAGGAGTTGTGCCTCGTTCTCAATCATTTCCTTCATGAGCAGGGCGGCTTCGGCGACACCGATTGCAGCGGCTACTGTGGTGTTCTTGGTCAAGGCGATCAGTACGTTGGTCAGCGGGCCGACCACCGAGCGGAAGGCCTGGGGCAGCACGATCAGTGTCAGGATCTGGGTGAAATTCAGCCCCACCGCGCGGGCCGCCTCCGCTTGGCCGACCGGCACGGTGTTGATGCCCGAGCGGATTGCCTCGCAGACGAACGCCGAGGTGTAGGCGATCAGGCCGAGCACGGCGAGCCGGAAGTTGATGCTGTCGAAGTCGTGGGCGCCGAGGCTGATGCCCAGGGTCTGGTTGAGCCCCAGCGAGGTGAACAGAATGATCACCGTCAGTGGGATGTTCCGCACGATGTTCACGTAGGCGGCGCCGAAGCCGCGCATCAGGGGCACTGGGCCGACGCGCATGGCTGCCAGCAGGGTCCCCCAGAACAGGGAGCCGACGGCCGAGAGCAGCGTGAGCTGCACAGTCACCCAGAAGGCGCCCAACAGGTCGTAACCTTCAAGAAAGTCGAACACGATCTCCCGCGCTTCCGCGTGTGGGTTGGCCCGAGTGCGCCGCCCTCAGCGGGCGACGCACTGGCTGGGCGCTTCATCAGCTCTTGACGTCGCCGATCTTCGGCGCTGCCTCCGCCTTGTAGTTGGCCGGGCCGAAGTTCTTCTCCACGGCCTTCTGCCAGGAACCGTCAGCGACCATCTCCTCAAGAGCCTTGTTGATCTTTGCCTTGAGGTCGCTGCCCTCCTTGACTCCGATGCCGTAGTTCTCGTTGGTCATCTTCAAGCCGCCGAGCTTGAACTTGCCCTTGAACTGGTCCTGAGCGGCGTAGCCGGCGAGGATCGAGTCGTCCGTGGTCAACGCGTCGATGGCCTTGTTCTGAAGACCGCTCAGGCAGGCCGAGTACGTCGGGTACTTCTGGAGGTCCGCGTCGGGAGCCAGCTTGTCCTTGATGTTCTGCGCCGAGGTAGAGCCGGTCACGGAACACAGCTTCTTCTTGTTGAGGTCCGCCGGGGACTTGATGGTGTCGTCGTCTGCGCGGACGAGGACGTCCTGGTGGGCGAGGAGGTAGGGGCCGGCGAAGTCGACCTTCTTCTCGCGCTCCGGGTTGATCGAGTACGACGCAGCGATGAAGTCGACGTCACCACGCTGAAGCATGGTCTCTCGGTCGGCGCTCTTCGACTCCTTCCACTCGATCTGGTCGGCGTTGTAACCGAGCTTCTTCGCGACGTAGGTGGCGACATCGACGTCGAAGCCGGAGTAGCCCTGCGGAGTCTTCTGGCCGATGCCGGGCTGGTCGAACTTGATGCCCACAGCGATCTTCTTGTCCCCGCCGGAGGAACCGCTGTCGTCCTTGTTGTCGTCGCCGCCGCAGGCGGTGGCGGTCAGGGCGAGGACGAGGGCTGCGGCGGAGGCGGCGGTGACCTTGCGAAGCTTCATGAGGAACTTCCTTAGAAGAGTGGTGAAGTACTGCGTGCGGTGCGGGTTCCGTCAGATGCAGGTCAGTGGTGCAGGATCTTCGACAGGAAGTCCTTGGCACGGTCGCTGCGCGGATTGCTGAAGAACTGGTCGGGCGCAGCCTCTTCGACGATGCGTCCGTCCGCCATGAACACCACGCGGTTTGCAGCCGATCGTGCGAAACCCATCTCATGGGTGACGACGATCATCGTCATGCCGTCCCGGGCCAGCTGCTGCATGACTTCGAGGACCTCGTTGATCATCTCGGGGTCCAGAGCCGACGTCGGCTCGTCGAAGAGCATGACCTTCGGGTCCATCGCCAGCGCCCGCGCGATGGCGACGCGCTGCTGCTGACCGCCGGAGAGCTGCGCGGGGTACTTGTCGGCCTGGGTGGCCACACCGACCCGGTCGAGGAGGGCGCGCGCCTTCTCCTCGGCCTTCTTCTTGTCGGCCTTGCGGACCTTGATCTGGCCGAGCATCACGTTCTCGAGCACGGTCTTGTGCGCGAACAGGTTGAACGACTGGAACACCATGCCGACGTCGGCACGCAGCCGGGCCAGCGCCTTGCCCTCCTGGGGCAGCGGCTTCCCGTCGATGGTGATCGCGCCCTCGTCGATCGTCTCCAGGCGGTTGATGGTGCGGCACAGGGTCGACTTGCCGGACCCGGAGGGTCCGATGACCACGACGACCTCGCCGCGGTCGATCGTGAGGTCGATGTCCTGGAGAACGTGCAACGCGCCGAAGTGCTTGTTGACGCTCTTCAGGACGACCAGTTCACCGCTCGCGACCGCGTCTTCCTTGGTCACCGATACTTCGGTCATCGCTCTGGTGCTCCGTCCTCCTCGGTTTCGGAGGACAGTAGTGACCTGCTGCGACCAGCGTCATTACATCTGAGGGGAATCTGAGCATCACGATCCGATAGCAATCGGACACGTGTCGTAGCACTTGTGACCTGCGGGCGTATCGGGCGGATAACGGAAGCCGGGTGCAACCGGAACCCTCTTGACGGCGTCCTCGTCCATCAGCGTGACTGCCATGATGCACACACGCGTGTGCCCGCGTTTTTCCCGACGGAGAACCGAACGCCCGTTGTAGTGAGTCAGACCGTATGCCCGATGAACCGGAGGAGGCCGGCATGAGACTGCTGCTCGTCGAGGACGACAACCACGTCGCCGCCGCCCTGTCCGCGGTCCTGAAGCGGCACGGTTTCGACGTCACCCACGCGCGCAGTGGCGAGGAAGCGCTCCAGGCGCTCGTCCCGGAGGGCCCCGGCTTCGGGGTCGTGCTGCTCGACCTGGGCCTTCCCGACCAGGACGGGTACGAGGTCTGCGGCAAGATCCGCAAGCGCACCGCCACGCCGGTGATCATGGTGACCGCCCGCTCCGACGTGCGCTCCCGCATCCACGGCCTCAACCTGGGGGCCGACGACTACGTGGTGAAGCCGTACGACACCGGGGAACTGCTCGCCCGTATCCACGCCGTCAGCCGCCGCACCGTCCACGAGGACCAGGAGGCCGGCGGGGAGGACGCGCTGCGCCTGGGCCCCGTGCACATCGAACTGCCCACCCGGCGCGTCACGGTGGACGGTTCGGTCGTCCAACTGACCCGCAAGGAGTTCGACCTGCTGGCGCTGCTCGCCCAGCGTCCCGGTGTGGTCTTCCGCCGGGAACAGATCATCAGTGAGGTGTGGCGCACCAGCTGGGAGGGGACCGGGCGCACCCTGGAGGTGCACGTGGCCTCGCTGCGCGCCAAGCTGCGCATGCCCGCGCTGATCGAGACCGTACGCGGCGTCGGCTACCGGCTCGTCGCCCCGGGCGCATAGCGGGGCCCGCGGTTGCGTACACGTCTCCTGCCGCTGCTCATCGTGCTGATGGCGGCCGTACTGCTGGCCCTCGGGGTGCCGCTGGCCGTCAGTGTGGCGGGCGCCCAGCAGCAGAACGTGGTCGTCGACCGCATCGACGACACCGCGCGGTTCGCGGCGCTCGCCCAGTTCGTCACCGCCTCGTCGGGCGTCAACGACTCCGCGTCGGCGACGAACGAGCGACGCGCGACGCTCAGCCGGGAGCTCGACAGCTACTACGACGTCTACGGCATTCGTGCCGGTGTCTTCTACGGCACCGACACCCCCATGGCTCATGCCCCCAGGGACTGGTACCTCCCCGAAACGGGGGAGGTGCGGGAAGCATTCGAGGAGGCGCTGCTCAGCCGTCGCAGCCACGACCCCCGGCAGGTGTGGCCATGGCAGCGCAACCGGCTCGTCGTGGCGTCGCCGGTCATCCGGGACGGTGACGTGGTCGCCGTCGTGGTCACCGACTCGCCCACCGGGCCGATGCGGTCGCGGATCCTGCACGGCTGGCTGGTCGTCGGCGCCGGCGAGATCGCCGCGATGCTGCTGGCCATCGGCGCCGCCCTGCGGCTGACCGGCTGGGTGCTGCGGCCTGTGCGGGTCCTGGACGCCACCACCCACGAGATCGCGAGCGGCCGCCTGAAGTCCCGGGTCGCGGTGGCCGGCGGGCCCCCGGAACTCCGGCGGCTGGCCGGGGCGTTCAACGAGATGGCGGACAACGTCGAGGACGTGCTGGAGCAGCAGCGCGCCTTCGTCGCCGACGCCTCGCACCAACTGCGCAACCCGCTCGCCGCACTGCTGCTGCGCATCGAACTGCTCGGGTACGAGCTCCCGGAGGGCAACGAGGAGATCGCCTCCGTCCAGAACGAGGGCAAGCGCCTGGCCCAGGTCCTGGACGACCTGCTCGACCTGGCCCTGGCCGAGCACGCGGAGGCCGACCTGCGGGTCACCGACATCGGCGCGCTGGCCGCCGAGCGCGTGGCCGCCTGGGCGCCCACCGCCGCGGCCAAGGGCGTCCGGCTGGTCGGCGACTGCCCGCCCACCACGGCATGGGCCGACCCGGTGACGCTGTCCAGCGCGCTGGACGCCGTGATCGACAACGCGGTGAAGTTCACCCCGGAGGGGGAGAGCGTCACGGTCACGGTCACGGCCGACGGCGAGACCTCGACCGTCGTCGTCACCGACAACGGTCCCGGGCTGACCGACGAGGAACTCACCCGCGTGGGCGACCGTTTCTGGCGCAGCGGCCGCCACCAGAACATCAAGGGCTCCGGTCTCGGCCTGTCCATCTCCCGGGCCCTGCTCGCGGCGGGCGGCGGCTCCCTCTCGTACGACCATCACGAGCCCGGTGGACTGACGGCGACCGTGTCGGTGCCGAGGTCTCCGACGTCGTAGCCGGGGGTCCTACGGCTTGACGGAGCGGTAGTAGCGCCGGGCGCCCTCGTGCAGCTTCAGCGGGTCGGTGTAGATGGCCGTGCGCAGGTCGACCAGCTGCGCGGAGTGCACATGCGCACCGATCCCGTCCCGGCTCTTGATCACCGTCCGGGTCAGCCACTCGGTGAGCCGGGGCGCCATGTCCGTACGGGTCATCAGCAGGTTGGACACCGCGATCGTCGCCACCGTCGAGCCGTTCTGGATGGTGGGGTACGCCGACTCCGGCATGTTGGTGGCCCGGTAGAACCCGGTGGAGTCGTCCTGGTCGTGCATCTTGGCGACGAGGTCGGGGCCGATCGGTACGAACCGGAAGGTGAAGGTGTCGGCCAGCTTCTCCAGCCCGGCCGTGGGCACCCCGCCGGACCAGAAGAAGGCGTCGATCTTGCCCTTCTTCAGCTGCTCGGGACCGGTGTCGATGCCCTGCGACACGGCCGTGATGTCCTTCGCCGGGTCCAGGCCCGCCGCCTTGAGCACCCGCTCGGCGATCAGCCGCACACCCGAGCGCGGCAGCCCGGTCGCCACGGTTCTGCCCCGCAGGTCGGCGACGGAACGGACGTCGGAGTCGCGCGGCACCACGAGCTGGACGTAGTCGTCGTACAGGCGGGCCACCCCGCGCAGCCGGGCGGCCGAGCCGGGGTGCTGCCGTTCGTACGTTTCCACCGCGTCGGCCGCGGCGATGGTGAAGTCGGCCTCGCCGGTCGCCACGCGCGCGACGTTCTCCTGCGATCCGTTGCTGGTCGACAGCTTCACGTCCAGATCGGGCATGTCGCGGGCGAGCTCCGCGCGCAGGCGGCTGCCGTACTCGTAGTAGACGCCGCTCGTCGTGCCCGTGCTGAAGGTGATCGACCCGCTCGGCGGGTCCTCGCCCAGCGGCAGCAGCCACCACAGCAGCAGCCCGAGGACGACGACACCGGCGGCTGTGCCCTGGAGGGCACGACGCCTGCCGATACGGGAGAACAACGGGGACATGGGCGCGATCCTGCCAGCCGGAACGCGGTGCTGACCAGGGCGGGGCTCACAGGGCCGGTTCCGGACCGGAGTGTCAGTGGCCGTCGTTACAGTCGGTGCATGAGTTCCTCGCCCGCCGAACTGGTCCGTGAGTTCCACCGTGCCTTCGGGCTCGACGCCCGCAGCACGCCGACGGAGGTGTCGCCCCGCCTCGCCGCGCACCGCGGAGAGCTCCTCGCAGAGGAGGCGGCGGAGGTCGCCGAGGTGGCGGTGAGCGGCCCGCTGGACCGGCTCGCGCACGAGCTGGCCGATGTCGTCTACGTCGCCTACGGCACGGCCCTGGTGCACGGGATCGACCTCGACGCGGTGCTCGCCGAGATCCACCGGTCCAACATGACCAAGCTGGGCCCCGACGGCCAGGTCGCCCGGCGTGCCGACGGCAAGGTCCTCAAGGGGGAGCACTACGAGATACCGGACGTGTCCGCGGTGCTGCGCCGCCAGGGCTGGACCCCTGGCGGCGCGGCCTGAAGCCGGCGGACCGGTCAGGAGGGTGACCCGCCGCCCGCCAGCTTCCACTCCCGGTGCAGCGCGCCCAGCGGGATGTCCCGCTGGAACACGGGCGTGCCGAAGATCGTCAGCTGGAGCCGCAGGGTGCCGCTCAGGTCGACCCCGCCGTACACGGACCAGGAACCGTCGGCTTCGAACACCGA
The sequence above is a segment of the Streptomyces asoensis genome. Coding sequences within it:
- a CDS encoding response regulator transcription factor, which produces MRIVISGEENLLNDTLHAVLTSQRFLTVTAAEAKPDIIIRIHTQGSESVEFLHNAANSGIRVPILVLAERVPDSDVRQILAMGAAGILLRDTAARHIPWAIPAISNGCRVVSPEISESMISEYLRNGVMTPQEESARERICRLSRREHEVLHLLSRGMSNREIAGTLFISPETVKDHVRAIRSKLGAPTRVQAAHVAWLARIAATESAA
- a CDS encoding sensor histidine kinase, with the protein product MRTRLLPLLIVLMAAVLLALGVPLAVSVAGAQQQNVVVDRIDDTARFAALAQFVTASSGVNDSASATNERRATLSRELDSYYDVYGIRAGVFYGTDTPMAHAPRDWYLPETGEVREAFEEALLSRRSHDPRQVWPWQRNRLVVASPVIRDGDVVAVVVTDSPTGPMRSRILHGWLVVGAGEIAAMLLAIGAALRLTGWVLRPVRVLDATTHEIASGRLKSRVAVAGGPPELRRLAGAFNEMADNVEDVLEQQRAFVADASHQLRNPLAALLLRIELLGYELPEGNEEIASVQNEGKRLAQVLDDLLDLALAEHAEADLRVTDIGALAAERVAAWAPTAAAKGVRLVGDCPPTTAWADPVTLSSALDAVIDNAVKFTPEGESVTVTVTADGETSTVVVTDNGPGLTDEELTRVGDRFWRSGRHQNIKGSGLGLSISRALLAAGGGSLSYDHHEPGGLTATVSVPRSPTS
- a CDS encoding amino acid ABC transporter ATP-binding protein — encoded protein: MTEVSVTKEDAVASGELVVLKSVNKHFGALHVLQDIDLTIDRGEVVVVIGPSGSGKSTLCRTINRLETIDEGAITIDGKPLPQEGKALARLRADVGMVFQSFNLFAHKTVLENVMLGQIKVRKADKKKAEEKARALLDRVGVATQADKYPAQLSGGQQQRVAIARALAMDPKVMLFDEPTSALDPEMINEVLEVMQQLARDGMTMIVVTHEMGFARSAANRVVFMADGRIVEEAAPDQFFSNPRSDRAKDFLSKILHH
- a CDS encoding transposase family protein, whose product is MRRPAVGRKDRDEFISGKTRRNAVRSMILTDAGGRILFAGAVLPGSCADITQPCQLGRPGFLSTPRSEKSSQTPAAKAWAHRPADTW
- a CDS encoding glutamate ABC transporter substrate-binding protein; translation: MKLRKVTAASAAALVLALTATACGGDDNKDDSGSSGGDKKIAVGIKFDQPGIGQKTPQGYSGFDVDVATYVAKKLGYNADQIEWKESKSADRETMLQRGDVDFIAASYSINPEREKKVDFAGPYLLAHQDVLVRADDDTIKSPADLNKKKLCSVTGSTSAQNIKDKLAPDADLQKYPTYSACLSGLQNKAIDALTTDDSILAGYAAQDQFKGKFKLGGLKMTNENYGIGVKEGSDLKAKINKALEEMVADGSWQKAVEKNFGPANYKAEAAPKIGDVKS
- a CDS encoding TAXI family TRAP transporter solute-binding subunit encodes the protein MSPLFSRIGRRRALQGTAAGVVVLGLLLWWLLPLGEDPPSGSITFSTGTTSGVYYEYGSRLRAELARDMPDLDVKLSTSNGSQENVARVATGEADFTIAAADAVETYERQHPGSAARLRGVARLYDDYVQLVVPRDSDVRSVADLRGRTVATGLPRSGVRLIAERVLKAAGLDPAKDITAVSQGIDTGPEQLKKGKIDAFFWSGGVPTAGLEKLADTFTFRFVPIGPDLVAKMHDQDDSTGFYRATNMPESAYPTIQNGSTVATIAVSNLLMTRTDMAPRLTEWLTRTVIKSRDGIGAHVHSAQLVDLRTAIYTDPLKLHEGARRYYRSVKP
- a CDS encoding response regulator transcription factor — encoded protein: MRLLLVEDDNHVAAALSAVLKRHGFDVTHARSGEEALQALVPEGPGFGVVLLDLGLPDQDGYEVCGKIRKRTATPVIMVTARSDVRSRIHGLNLGADDYVVKPYDTGELLARIHAVSRRTVHEDQEAGGEDALRLGPVHIELPTRRVTVDGSVVQLTRKEFDLLALLAQRPGVVFRREQIISEVWRTSWEGTGRTLEVHVASLRAKLRMPALIETVRGVGYRLVAPGA
- a CDS encoding amino acid ABC transporter permease, whose amino-acid sequence is MSSLLYDAPGPRAKRRNALFTVLFLAVLVAVLWWVYKSLDEKGQLEWVKWEPFFSGSEAWTTYILPGLKNTLIAAALSMLLALPLGAVFGIARLSDHTWIRIPAGAIVEFFRAIPVLILMIFGVALYSEYTDVSSDDRPLYAVVTGLVLYNASVLAEIVRAGILSLPKGQTEAAQAIGLRKTQTMTSILLPQAVTAMLPAIVSQLVVIVKDTALGGAVLTFPDLIAAVSPMSSYYGANTIASFTVVAVIFVAINFTLTSFASWLERRLRRSKKSTGAVVGVEAIEDLETVGHAPPEPGGGIKE
- a CDS encoding amino acid ABC transporter permease; this encodes MFDFLEGYDLLGAFWVTVQLTLLSAVGSLFWGTLLAAMRVGPVPLMRGFGAAYVNIVRNIPLTVIILFTSLGLNQTLGISLGAHDFDSINFRLAVLGLIAYTSAFVCEAIRSGINTVPVGQAEAARAVGLNFTQILTLIVLPQAFRSVVGPLTNVLIALTKNTTVAAAIGVAEAALLMKEMIENEAQLLLISAVFAFGFLCLTLPTGLILGWVGKKVAVKR
- a CDS encoding MazG nucleotide pyrophosphohydrolase domain-containing protein, which codes for MSSSPAELVREFHRAFGLDARSTPTEVSPRLAAHRGELLAEEAAEVAEVAVSGPLDRLAHELADVVYVAYGTALVHGIDLDAVLAEIHRSNMTKLGPDGQVARRADGKVLKGEHYEIPDVSAVLRRQGWTPGGAA